In Vanessa cardui chromosome 24, ilVanCard2.1, whole genome shotgun sequence, the genomic window AAGAGATGGTTCGCAACATACCTACTCGTATTCTACCACACTGTTCCCATGCGatttagtggaatacacatgtggcagaattgctttcaaattagatatatgcaggttccctcacgatgttttccttcaccgccaaacacgaggtgaattataaacacaaattaagcacatgaataatgaACAATGcctgccttggtttgaacccgcgattatcggttaagatgcacgcgttctaaccactgggtcatttcggctctaattaatttaaactaagtctcaaatgtaaatataaatgatttcattttgattatagcaattttattttaagcacaGCAGTAGGCAGTCTCGACACACAGTTTATTTAGGGCAATTTATGGCGCCAAGTCGCCAAGACACCATTACAGCGTttactacataattaataaCAGTATTTGTTTATACACTTAAGGGTATTAGCAGGTCGGGTTTTTACTTCGCTGCTTGAGAGAAGAAAATATTTGtagccatttattttaaacgagtcgagatggcccagtggttagaacgcgtgcatcttaaccgaagattgcgggttcaaacgcaggcaagcaccgctgattcatgtgcttaatttgtctttataattcatctcgtactcagcggtgtagaaaacatcgtgaggaaacctgtatgtgactaatttcatagaaattctgacacatgtgtattccaccagcccgcattggaacagcgtggtgaaatatgttccaaaaaccttctcaaagggagaggaggcctttagcccagcagtgggaatttacagactgttgttgttgtattttaaaccTTTTAACTATAATTAATCTCGCTTGTATTCGTTTGATACAGGAATTTCAcgtaaatttatctttattgtcTAGTAAAGTTATTCTCTAACCAAATTCGACATTCACCTTAGAACACGACCAAGTGTCAGAAAGTGATATCGCTATGCGgtattataataggctatttgactggtttttaaaacccattttatattatttagtataggtTAAGgtacccagtaaaagttgacttttttatttctagtacatatttgccgaaaaatatcatattaaaaattccatatttaaataacgcgagaaaaagctacttggacaatatggcgctgcaatggggtcggtgacgtcactttgctgtattttaatctgtggtacatatagtagaaaagcaaggttaacaagaaattgacttcatcataagcccggctaatcaggagcgttttgtgtcacgtgacaaacgtttgaaaaaatgtattcttatttatggatttttgaataaattaagtattattttcaattttcgttggttatataatatatataagcatttttaaactcataatatacactgattattcacaatttatttttcgcattgtcaaatagcctattagaaAAGTAAAGATTCACACATCAAAATATGGTAACACTTAATTAGTTGTCAAAAATTTCCTGAGTGAGATCTGAAATGAGCCCTTACGGGATAGCATTTCAAGTTTTCATAATTCTTCAAAACTCTTGtaacttgttttgttttgtagacCACGTCTTGGTCAGCGTAGTGAAAGCCCTTCTGCTAGGGAATAACGATTTACGGAAACTGCGTGGCAACAGCTTGGCAACGGAAGATTTGGTGGATTGAGAGTCGAGCTAAGTGACCCAGTAAAGATgcttatgatgatgatgattgtctTGGCGCCCAGTGAGAGCTGCAGAGCTATCTAGCTGCGAGGAGCAACAACGTGGATACTATAGTAACATTCTCCACGATAATGTAATATGATAAGTATTTACTTTCGTGATAAttaagaagttaaattatttgaatctCATACaaacttcatcatcatcatcagccttttGCTGTCCACAGAatgaacataggcctcccccagagcgcgccacgctGCTCGGTCCTCTGCCTCTCTCATCCAGCTTCTCCGGCGAtcctgcgaatgtcgtcggaccagcggCTCAGAGGTCGTCCTGCATTACGCttaccgagacgcggtctccactctaggacGCGTCTGCTCCAgctacaaacaaacaaacgtaCCCACACAAAATTGTACGTGTAAAAAAACCTTTATCTCTTTAAACCGTAAAGAATAATGATATTGATTAACTAGtttaatttattggaatttaaATGGTGtgattataaatagtatatttgaattaattatctgtGTGGGTTaaggttaaattattttacttagagGTCAATATCGAACTAATAATTACGATAGGCCTTAGCTATTAAACCAGAAATAGATGTGGTGCtgtgataattaatatatttacttaaattagcataaatgttatacatatatgtggaAATAAAGTGACTGACACGTTCCTAAGAGAgtgatatttctttatattttttatgttataggtggcaaaagagcaagaggctcacctgatggaaagcgatcaccaccgcccatggatatctgcaacaccggggggcttgcaggtgcccGCCCTTAAGAGTGCGCTCAATTTTTTGAAGGTttccaaatcgtatcggttcggaaaaaccgccggcgaaagctggttccatagagtggttgtgcgaggtagaaaatgtcttataaatcgcgctgttgtggctAATCAATAATATGCTTTAATAACTTCGGAACAGAAATAAACTCGTCTTACATCGGATTACGTTCTATGACCGTTGTCTAGTGTTACCATACAAAAAATACGTCCTCTTGAAAGGAGGCCTACATacaaaccaattaaaaaaagccTAATACTAAGATATAGTACAACACGATTTTGTAGGTACtctatattagaatatattgtTTGGAAACTAAATATCGTTATTGAAATATCAAATTACACTTTTCTCAAATACAATTGGggcaaaaatcggcttacgatattaataaataagataagtgCGTTATTCAGTGAACCTATTGAGGGGAAACTTTGTACAATCATTGATTTTCTCCACGATTGCTGGCATTTTACCAAGAACTGGCGACGATATGTGAACGCTAGACCATTAATCAGGATACAGCGAGTTTGTCTTTCAACGCGCTTTTCTTTTCTGTCACAGAATATTGGCTTCATGACCATGTACCGTTTATTCATACAAGTATAGGTTATCTCGATGTCTGTCTCACTTTTACTTGCTGATAAGACTTTGtgcgtctgagtaggtaccacgtactcatcagatattcttttgCAATGCAGCAatagtttgtattattttcggtttgaaggctgTATACCCAGCGTAACTAGAGACTCAGGGgatgtaacatttaattattgagtttggtgtattggtgatgtaatgaatgtttaatatttcttacatcggtATTTTTATGGGCGATGGTAATCatttaccatcatgtggcccattTGGCTGtccatctaaaaataaatttgtacaagTTCGGAATATTCATCATGTATCTAAATAGATACCAACAGTTTTAGAAGTTCCTGTTTGTCTTTTGGCACCACGTATCATTTCACACTAGAGCTGTGTTATAAGTTACCTTTGCAGTACAGCAAAGGTAACTTATAACGATATTTAACGAGACATTGCAGTGCATGCGGCATATTCGCTACAGCAAGTATAACAAATGATTTTATGcagttcatataaaaaaatattgttatattttacaaaacattagAAAGGGTACACTTTAAccgataataggctatttgacattgcgaaaaataaattgtgaattattgtaatcagtgtatattatgagtttaaaaatggttatttaccaacgagagttgaaaataatacttaagttATTCAAATATCcataaagaaaaatgtattttttcaaacgtctgtcatgtgacacaaaacgctgctgattggccgggcttacgatgaagtcactttcttgtaaactttgcttttctactatatgtacctaccacagattaaaatacaagaaagtgacgtcaccgaccccattgcagcgccatattgttcaagtagcgtttttgctatttatgctatttaaatatggaatttttaatatgatatttttcggcaaatatgtagtagaaataaaaaacacaaattttattgggttccttaacttctactaaataatataaaatggatttaaaaaatcaGGCAAATAGCCTATTGCTCGTTCgagcccaagcaagcaccactgaatttcatgagcttaattttagtttataaatcatctcgtcatcggcggtgaaggaaagtaTCGTGAATAAACCTGTATTTGTCTAGTTTCAATGTAATTCAGCTACTTGTGAAAcaaccaatccgcattggagcagcatggtgcaATATAGGTACCCCTTCACCTTAAAGGGAGAGTAGGCTTCAtaccaacagtgggaaatttacaggatgacTTGTATGTGATGACAGACAGTTATATCtcatttgagaaaataattcttttgAGTCTTTTTTggggttatttaatttttttaaggaatGATTTTGGACCTTGTAGTAAATTAccttaaagctttttttttttaagtacgaCTTTGATCTTATGATCTTTGTATTGCTGGAATAGCAAAGGTATATTGCTATCCCAGCTGAGTTAGGTCACAGATTGTTTTAGCATCTGGTTTGAGGGCGTCGTCAATAGAACTCAATTCTTGGGAAGTAATTTGTAAGGATTTAAACGAATCGACGATATACGTATGATTATTCTGTTAAGACTTGTTATAAAGCCATTTGCTCTAGTTCAGCTGTTTATTAGGTTTTTACAGGTGGGCAGGAATCGTTTGAGGTTATCTTTGACTGATGATATTCTATTTACTGGTATAACGTCAGACTTagtcaataggctatttgacaatgcgaaaaataaaatgtcaatttttgtaatcagtatatattatcagttttaaaatggttatttactaataaatattgaaaatagtactccatttattcaaaaaaattttaaacgttAGTCACGTGACACAAAGTGCGTGATTTGCCAgtcttatgatgaagtcacttgcttgttaaccttgcttgcttACTGTATgcaccacagattaaattacaggcaagtgacgtcgccatgagtcaagatggccgagtggttagaacgcgtgcatcttaaccgatgattgcgggttcaaacccaggcaagcaccgctgattcatgtgcttaatttgtctttataattcatctagtgctcgtgcggtgcttgtctgggtttgaacccgcaatcatcggataagatgcacgtgttataaccactgggccatctcgactctaatatAGAAAGTAACTATTTGTTACTTCCTCAGCCAAATagagaattatattattattattgttacctAAATTCGAACTTAATGTTGATGGCACGGCTTCGGACGTGATTTGTTATTCTTTTCAATTGCTATTTGAGTCTACAATTTCATTTtctatttaactttataataatactcaTTTTTTGAAGAAAATTTGATATAAACCTTTGTCATGGTTTGGGCTCTATACTTGTAGGGCTTCGCCTGTCTGTGCTATTTTTGCAGacgtttttttaaaatcaaatgaagtttgttcatataaaacaatttttaataagtcattttaattattacaagttTGTTAATTAAGATATTCggtatttaattcaattcaattcttagtttcatggcttttagttgtggaCAGGGCACtgattattcaatatttaagtaccttttttgaattaatattttacgtcattatgtaaaatacataactattaaatagcatatattacaatattatatacttttttatgtttataggtAGGTACATAGGTCACTTttcatgttttaaaatagtttaattctTTCGGCATTGAAGATTTTAACTGTAACcggttttatttaagtttaaataaaaacttaaggtCATAACAATTTTATCGTATAAGTCTCTGCTTAAGTATTTTGTATAAGATGTAGTAAGTAAccttcttttataaataagtatgtatgtTTTGTGTATTGttatttcgacgacctccgtggtcgagtggtgtgtacaccggttttcatgcaTACGCTACTCTGaagttccgggttcgattcccggccgagtcgatgtagaaggtttattagttttctatgtcgtcttaggtctgggtgttggtggtaccttcgttacttctgattttccataacacaagtgctttagttacttacattggaatcagagtaatgtatgtgatgttttccaatatttatttatttattattattaattagcatAAGTACCGCCTCCAGGGTTTTCTGTTCGACCAAAAGGTAGACTGAAATAGAAAACCCTCAGGCATTTAGTAAGAATTTTGTTCCATTAACTTTGTTCATcattcatcattctcctgcccttatcccaattttacttggggtcggcacagcatgtcttctccttccatacttctctgtcagacgtcatctcacaagtaacattctttctagccatatcgtctttcacacaatccatccatcgtttccttggtcgtcctctacctctatatccatccacatccatgctcaaggccttcctcacaatgtgttcctcattcctccgcattacatgcccataccatgatagccgccttccacataacttctcggctatcggtgtcactttcaaacttcctcttatatactcattccttactctatccattcgcgtaacaccacacattcctctcagcattctcatctccgcaacatgcaattgtctttcagtcatcccttttgtagcccaacactctgatccatacaggacagcaggtctgatcatggtcttatagatcttccccttaagtttaaggggaatacgggggtcacaaattgttcccgtaacctgccgccatttcatccatcctgtgttaatcctgtgcttcaccgttcgatctatttcgccatcgccttgaatgagtgaaccgagataccggaagtcggagcagactggaagagctgcgccatcaagcgctatggcttcgggaccggagagaccgccgaaatcgcagaacatgtattcagtcttcgttctactgacattctccagtttccgttgccaatcctccaatctgctctggatctcaggtccatcttcaccaaccagtacaatgtcgtcggcaaaaaacatgcaccagggtgcctcctcctgtatgtccgccgttagagcgtccataaccaacaggaagaggtaaggacttagagccgacccttggtgcaaacctacagccacattgaaccggtcggtgttaccggcagacgatcggacgtaggtacaagatcccttgtacatagcacgaattaactccacatacttcccaggcaaacctttctctttcaatgcccaccataacacttcacgaggcaccctatcataggctttctcgagatcaatgaacaccatgtgcaggttcttgtgagcacgtctgtacttctcgcacaattggcggagtgcaaagatagcgtccattgtccctcgacctggcataaacccaaactgattttcggtaatttcactctcttctcgcaatcttctctctattaccttctcccatactttcatagtatgtgATATGAGCTTAATCCCTCTATAGTTGTTGCAATCCTGTACATctcctttatttttgaagatgggcACTAGTGAACTACTGCACCATTCTTGTGGGATGGTTTCTTCATGCAACAACTTATTGAAGAATAAAGTCAACCACATACATCCTTCACTCTTTAATATCTTCCATACTTCAACTGGTATATCATCTGGACCCAAAGCCTTCCCATTTTTCATGCTTTTGACTGCTGTCATTACCTCATCCATGCTAATTTCTCTTACTAATCCCTTATTTACTTGCGCCTCTCGAAGAACACCATTCCAGTCATTTTCTTCATTCATAAGCTTTTCAAAATAGACCTtccatctttcttttatttcctcatctttacataaaactttaccaGCCTCATCTTTCATGCAtttgatatatgttatatctcTCGATcgtctttctctctctttcgtAATTCGGTAGAGATCCTTCTGGCCTCTCGGGCTATCCAGTGAGTTGTATAACCTCTCCTGTGCCTTCGCTCTCGCAACCGCTACCACCTTCTTTGCTCTCCTCTTAAATTCCCTATAAACTTCCTTTTTTTCATCTTTCAAACTTGCATTCACATTTTTTACAACCTGCCATTCTTTAAATGCCACTTTCTTCTCTTTCAATACATTTTGCACTTCGTCATTCCACCACCAGGTATCCCTATCTATTAAACCCTTTCCTTTCGACTCTCCAAACACATCTTTTGCGACCTTCCTTATATACCTAGCCATCTCAATCCAACATTCATTGGCCAATGTCTCTTTCATATCACTCATTTCTATCATTTTCTCCAATATTTGGTTCCTAAATCTAATAGCACATTCATCATTCTCTAACATACGCCATCTTGTCTTAGGAGGGGGCCGTGTTCGGCTGTTTTTGGGCgagacacttaatttaaaatccattaGGATTAGTCTGTGTTGGGTGACTAAAGCTTCGCCTGGCAGCACTTTACAGTTTTTGACACAGCATAGACTCCTTCGCCTCACTAGGAAATAGTCTATCTGTGTCGCGTGGTGGCCACTCTTGTAAGTTATTAGGTGTTCCTCTTTTTTCTTAAACCACGTGTTTGTTATAGCCAGGTCGAAGGCACAGGCAGCTTGTAAAAGTGCCTCGCCGTCAGCGTTCCGGTTTCCAAATCCCAACCCACCATGCACTCTCTCATATCCATCACTCTCTTTTCCTACATGGCCATTAAAGTCACCACCCACATAGACTTCCTCGCTATCCTGTAAATCCATCAGCAGACAATCAAAATCCTCCCAAAACTTTTCTTTCACGCTTTCCTCACAGCCTGACTGTGGCGCGTATACACTTATTAAATTCAGTGTCACGCCGtccacaattaatttaatcgctATCAGTCTATCATTCACTCTTTTTACATCAACCACACATTCTTTCAACCTACTATCTAAAACTATACCCACACCATTTCTCTTCCCATCACTTCCACAATAGAATAACTTATATCCTTCTCCTATTTCCCTAGCCCTTGCACCCTTCCACTTTGTCTCTTGCAGGCACGCTGCATTTATCCTTCGCCTTTTCAAAACATCTGCTAGCTCCCTTCCTCTTCCAGACATCGTTCCTACATTCCAACTCGCATACCTCAATTTTACCTCTCTCACACTTCGAGCTCGCTTCTTACGTCGCACCCGCCCGTTTTGGTGCGACAACCCTTGTCCATTTCCCACAGGGGCCGGGTGCTGCTCCTGCGCGTCGCCTGTGGGGTACGCCCTAGCCCTATCATTCTTATAGTTTTCATTGTCCATGCTGTAAGTGTTtcggcttatatttttaaagtcggcCGCCTGCCTGACACTAACCCTCCTTGGGAATGCTATCGTGGTGGTTTACCCGCCACCGTGCGGGTGGCCCAAAGTGCAGATGATATGCACTGGGCCCTAATATAAACCCTTAGTCGCCTCTTACGACACCCACGGGTAGAGTTGGGGAGGTCCTATTCTAATCCGGGACCACACGGGATTCCATTAACTTTGTTGTGgtcaataaaatctttaaataaatatgaaataacattCATTCTTTAAGGAATTCAaacattagaaatattttttttatttttatggtataggttcgcggacgagcatatgtgccacctaatggtaagtggtcaccatcacccatagacaatggcgctgttataaatattaactattcctaatattgtcaatgcgccaccaaccttgggaactaagaagttatgtcccttgtgcctgtagttacactggctcactcacccttcaaaccggaacacaacaatactgagtactgatatttggcggtagaataactgatgagtgggtggcacctacccagacgggcttgcacaaagccccaagtaaaaatatatttatttaactctttattgcacaccaaatatacataaagatacaaaatatattttctttaaaacaaaaggcggtcttatggcttataagccatttcttccagacaaccttaaTATATCACCCTTTTAGATATCCAATTGGTAACATTCatgagaaatataatatatgccgCCTgtatcaacaagtattagcttcacgtgttatatttatataatcctctgttaaatataatatattaaagtttttaacgCAAGATGAATCAGCATAATCATATTTCCTTTTAGCTTTCCGTTACTGGAGTTTCCAAAACTCCGtgaactaattaataattaatgtcaaCAATCTGGGTGactatagtaaaataaatggtttgttttggtaaatatttatttatttatatttatgtgcgTATACATCGTGTTTAATTTACCTTCACACttatcattacgtagtataaaacaaaggcgcgttctctgtccctatatccctatgcatgcttaaatctttaagacTACACAACGGagtttgatgcggtttttaatataggtaatattAGGACTTTACAGAGAGACACTTATGTTACAGAATAAGCACTTGTAAAAGCGATCCTAGGTTAAGTTCTTAGTCATCTAGCCAAACATAACATAATATctaaaatacataacaaaacGTAACAtctaaaaaagcgtggagttaatacctgttgacttccaagcaggatatattaatttaaataattgtatttaactaacatgactttgtattttttaaatgttaaaaagaataactactgaatttcttgccggctcttctcggtagaatctactttccgaaccggtggtagcttcacttaattgtaaaatgacaattcaaaagtgcttgtaaaagcctactgaaataaagtttattttgatttgatttgatttgaaacaaGTCATTTAACAGTCACAGAGAAGAGTACCAGTTACTGTACCATTTCTCGTGGAACACTTGGACCATAAGAGGCAGACACCTGTTAGACTAtctataaatctaaaaataaactcCGGTGTTACTCGTATCGAGTTTTAAATAGCCTCTATATATAACTCGTATAATACATATGAAAAAATTCAACATACATTATACAACAAAGCCCCTGGCAGCaactgtctgtatgttcgcgataaactcgaaaactactgaacggatttagATGTGGTTTTCACTAATGGACAGAGGGATTCATGAGGaagatttatgtataaaatttatatagatttcTTTCTAAATTAGTTGAAATAAGAAACGcaaaaaaaaagcaatgatattctaataaacagatatgttacagaaaaaagtgtgccgcgccggggaccgtttattttagtttatttttacatttcgttaaaagtaaaaaggatagcttgataagaacaataaataaaagggataactagatgttttaattacgcaaaacgtattactacgtaattatgatgtattataacgtattactggcataattatgatgaagacgactaaaggcaaacgtcccaattaggacgttttctagtcttcactttttgcgcgttaatgacatatctggttactagaacatcattgaaaaaaacttaataaataaatggctaaaatattaaaaaaaaacgaatgtctactcatgcgaagccgggacgggccgctagtgtAAGTATGTCAGGACAAAGTTACAACTAAAAGCTAGTTTCAAACCAGTAAAATATCGACAAATGATATCATATACTCTGTTACGGGGACCACTTTTCTAGTATAAGTGCGGACAAAGACTAATCCAGATTGAAACGGAAAGTGTCACATTAATGACAATTATTTAAGGAAATTAACTTGGTTAATAATATTCACCCATAGTTTCCTATAGCTATTTTcagattgatatttatttttgaaattgtaaacatatttatttataaataaggtattttattcaatacaagaaatACATAGATGACTAGTTATCGCCTGAGGTTTCGCTCACATTTTGGGGTTTTCGGTTGTCATGTGATGGGCAAAACAGCTGTCCTTCATTGGagttaacaaacaacaacaacaacaacagcctatatattcccacagctgggctaaaggcctcctctccatttgaggagaaggttaggaacatattccaccacgctgttccaatgcgggttgatgaaatacacatgagaatttctatgaaatttgtcacatgcaggtttcctcacgatgttttccttcaccgctgagcacgagatgaattataaagacaaattaagcatatgaatcagcggtgcctgcctgagCAAAAAGtgccaaaagtgcttgtaaaagcctacttgaataaagcttattttgattttgaaagatTATTTTGGCTGTGTAACGGCAGACGGAGAGAGTACGAAACGAATTTGACCTTGATACCGGCAGGATTTTTGAAAGtctgtattttaattgtacatttttcaATCTCAGGAGATTTAATTGATTCTGTTTTGATCATATCTATATTTACTACacattttaatacatatgtagAAAATTATGGGAGCTTAAATCGtctatcttaaccgatggtagcgggttccaacccaggcaagcaccactgaattttcatgtgcttaatttgtgtttaaaattcatctcgcgtttggcggtgaaggaaaacatcgtgaggaaacctgcatgtgtctgatttcaacgaaattctgcctcatgtatatccatcaacccgcattggagcagcgtggttgaatatgcatcaaactttctccttaagtgggaaatttacaggctgtactgtactgtaattatatcaaatatatcaaCCCATCTGGGTATAATTAGGTAACTATCCTGACCAATAAAACACCCATTTAATAggtcattatatttattatttatttatgaaagacTATCCATAAATATCAACATTGATGGTCAACCTACATATAGgtagatgattaaaatatatcgcAGACatgtttacattacattataagaTCTCCCCGAGTCCGGACACCTCATTGACTCAAGGTCCCATTCATTGTGGAGCTGGAAGCAGTGAAGTTTGAGAACCACAATCACCAGTGTAGTTTTAGTGAA contains:
- the LOC124540266 gene encoding uncharacterized protein LOC124540266, which produces MDNENYKNDRARAYPTGDAQEQHPAPVGNGQGLSHQNGRVRRKKRARSVREVKLRYASWNVGTMSGRGRELADVLKRRRINAACLQETKWKGARAREIGEGYKLFYCGSDGKRNGVGIVLDSRLKECVVDVKRVNDRLIAIKLIVDGVTLNLISVYAPQSGCEESVKEKFWEDFDCLLMDLQDSEEVYVGGDFNGHVGKESDGYERVHGGLGFGNRNADGEALLQAACAFDLAITNTWFKKKEEHLITYKSGHHATQIDYFLVRRRSLCCVKNCKVLPGEALVTQHRLILMDFKLSVSPKNSRTRPPPKTRWRMLENDECAIRFRNQILEKMIEMSDMKETLANECWIEMARYIRKVAKDVFGESKGKGLIDRDTWWWNDEVQNVLKEKKVAFKEWQVVKNVNASLKDEKKEVYREFKRRAKKVVAVARAKAQERLYNSLDSPRGQKDLYRITKERERRSRDITYIKCMKDEAGKVLCKDEEIKERWKVYFEKLMNEENDWNGVLREAQVNKGLVREISMDEVMTAVKSMKNGKALGPDDIPVEVWKILKSEGFLGKMPAIVEKINDCTKFPLNRFTE